The proteins below come from a single Solea senegalensis isolate Sse05_10M linkage group LG2, IFAPA_SoseM_1, whole genome shotgun sequence genomic window:
- the LOC122785020 gene encoding aryl hydrocarbon receptor-like, with protein sequence MYAGRKRRKPVQRAVKPPPTEGSKSNPSKRHRDRLNGELERLASLLPFPEEVTASLDKLSILRLSVSFLRTKNFFSVTLNSRNGAPPAGGNDDNNKTTGGSETKIPEGELLLQALNGFVLVITASGTIFYSSHTIQDYLGFHQTDVMHQSVYELVHTEDQQELRRNLHWALNPPPPPPPPAAAAAITQHSPQEMETDSSSSVVTYKPEQLPPENSSFLERTFVCRFRCLLDNSSGFLALNIQGRLKFLHGQNQRHDNGGKAPPQLALFAIATPLQLPSILEIRSKNMIFRTKHKLDFTPMACDAKGKIVLGYTEAELRVRGSGYQFIHAADMLYCAENHVRMMKTGESGLTVFRLLTKENRWKWVQANARLVYKNGKPDYIIATQRPLLDEEGGEHLRKRSMHLPFTHATGEATLYQCAHPIAGFGDGGIDKNGSKSKKSRTERLIQSGLDPGSLLGALMSQDESVYVCQPALEPKMSFHSSFFAEQMGFSDPEPSSFHRSWDERGNGVLDPSITEPNSSFDPLLATLDSLSLEGQVVGDGDQGGCSNGELFGALEGLGLSAEDLELLLLDERMIRVEMDPEHVPTLDDLLTNDEILSYIYDSIEGRIDSTDHDAKVPSSSMASVTATTLSHPESNPTNETNVQMQFPHHKPPLLGQAPIIQLSQQMQQHLNMRTRKVAHDWGQQSDHLAHTVVSGELLGQNPPISNGQWSAQNSLANVGLQLDHCNTTQTVFNGKASELGGEGHQQLKHQHYLQQQQQLSQQCHAKQKAVKINGLCGKSQWQDYGFSESLGRNPCLDNRQKSLTNTSLDSCMDYGMAGIKNTDYTFSGSGSFSESMIPSFQGMNHKQQQEQIPVPLAQVISGLSQCPPPNNSLEQILGVSKPCRQLDHYGMVTSEIPHDPNHSKMENGCILNGPYPGACALPNGNGNGNGAAPSTVQIPGPETLPGLLDPPATGFYL encoded by the exons tCACCCTGAACAGTCGGAACGGAGCGCCTCCAGCTGGTGGGaatgatgacaacaacaaaaccacagGAGGGTCGGAGACCAAGATCCCCGAGGGCGAACTGTTGCTGCAG GCTCTCAACGGTTTCGTGCTGGTCATCACCGCCAGCGGAACCATCTTCTACTCCTCTCACACCATCCAGGACTACTTAGGATTCCATCAG ACCGACGTCATGCACCAGAGTGTGTATGAACTGGTCCACACCGAGGACCAGCAGGAGCTCAGGAGAAACTTGCACTGGGCTTTGaatccccctcctcctcctcctcctcctgctgcagctgctgccattACCCAGCACTCTCCACAAG AGATGGAAACTGACAGCAGCTCATCTGTGGTCACCTATAAACCCGAACAACTTCCCCCGGAGAATTCGTCCTTCCTGGAGAGGACCTTTGTGTGTCGCTTTCGCTGCCTGCTGGACAACTCCTCTGGCTTCCTG GCTTTGAACATCCAAGGCCGGCTCAAGTTTCTGCACGGACAGAACCAGCGGCATGACAACGGCGGGAAGGCCCCGCCGCAGCTCGCCCTCTTTGCCATCGCGACTCCTCTGCAGCTCCCGTCCATCCTGGAGATCAGGTCCAAGAACATGATCTTCAGGACCAAACACAAGCTGGACTTCACACCCATGGCCTGTGATGCAAA GGGGAAGATAGTGTTGGGGTACACAGAGGCTGAACTGCGGGTGCGGGGATCTGGCTATCAGTTCATCCATGCAGCAGATATGTTGTACTGTGCAGAGAACCATGTCAGAA TGATGAAGACTGGAGAGAGCGGTCTGACCGTTTTCAGGCTCCTCACCAAGGAGAACCGCTGGAAATGGGTTCAGGCTAATGCCAGGCTGGTGTACAAGAACGGCAAACCAGACTACATCATTGCCACCCAGAGGCCTCTCTT GGATGAAGAGGGTGGAGAACATTTGCGTAAGCGGTCCATGCATCTACCCTTTACTCACGCTACAGGTGAGGCTACGCTGTACCAGTGCGCACATCCCATTGCAGGGTTTGGAGATGGAGGCATTGATAAAAATGGCAGTAAGTCAAAGAAGAGTCGGACTGAAAGGCTGATCCAGAGTGGTCTGGACCCCGGCTCCCTCCTGGGTGCACTTATGAGTCAGGATgagtctgtgtatgtttgtcaGCCTGCACTGGAGCCCAAGATGTCCTTCCATAGTAGCTTCTTTGCAGAGCAAATGGGCTTCTCTGACCCCGAACCCTCCAGTTTCCACAGAAGCTGGGATGAACGAGGCAATGGTGTGTTGGATCCGAGCATCACAGAGCCAAACTCAAGCTTTGATCCACTGTTGGCTACACTGGATTCCCTTTCCTTGGAAGGCCAAGTGGTTGGGGATGGGGATCAGGGTGGTTGTTCAAACGGTGAGCTGTTTGGAGCTCTGGAGGGGTTAGGGCTGAGTGCTGAGgacctggagctgctgctgctggatgagCGGATGATCAGAGTTGAGATGGACCCTGAACATGTGCCCACCCTGGACGACCTGCTGACAAACGATGAGATCCTTTCATATATCTACGACTCAATAGAGGGAAGGATTGATTCCACAGATCATGATGCAAAGGTGCCTAGTAGTAGTATGGCCTCAGTGACAGCCACTACACTGTCACATCCTGAAAGTAACCCCACCAATGAAACTAATGTTCAAATGCAGTTTCCTCACCACAAGCCTCCTTTGCTGGGGCAGGCTCCGATCATCCAGCTGTCccagcagatgcagcagcacCTCAACATGCGGACAAGAAAAGTGGCGCATGACTGGGGCCAGCAGAGCGACCATTTGGCTCACACAGTTGTTAGCGGAGAGCTGCTGGGGCAAAATCCGCCTATTTCCAATGGACAGTGGTCAGCCCAAAACAGTTTAGCCAATGTAGGGTTACAGCTGGATCACTGTAACACCACACAGACTGTTTTTAATGGTAAGGCCTCAGAGTTGGGCGGTGAGGGTCATCAGCAGCTCAAACATCAGCACtaccttcagcagcagcagcagctctcacaGCAATGTCATGCCAAGCAGAAGGCAGTCAAAATCAATGGACTGTGTGGCAAATCCCAGTGGCAGGACTATGGATTCAGCGAGAGTCTGGGCAGAAACCCTTGCCTTGATAACAGGCAAAAATCTCTTACAAACACCTCACTGGATTCCTGCATGGATTATGGTATGGCTgggattaaaaacacagattacacCTTCAGTGGAAGTGGTTCATTTAGCGAGTCCATGATTCCGTCCTTCCAGGGGATGaaccacaaacagcagcaggagcagatcCCTGTTCCTTTGGCCCAGGTCATCTCCGGACTCTCACAGTGTCCTCCCCCCAACAACTCCCTGGAGCAGATCCTCGGAGTGAGCAAGCCCTGCCGGCAACTAGACCATTATGGCATGGTAACCTCAGAGATCCCTCACGATCCCAATCATAGCAAG ATGGAGAACGGCTGCATCCTGAACGGCCCCTACCCTGGAGCCTGTGCTCTGCCTAATGGAAATGGGAATGGAAATGGAGCAGCGCCCTCTACTGTCCAAATACCAGGCCCTGAGACTTTGCCGGGCCTCCTCGACCCACCAGCAACCGGCTTCTACCTCTGA